A DNA window from Tachysurus fulvidraco isolate hzauxx_2018 chromosome 4, HZAU_PFXX_2.0, whole genome shotgun sequence contains the following coding sequences:
- the tmem134 gene encoding transmembrane protein 134: MAKQFTIDDAFSLEGEDEGVGQEEGLDGWKDRDKERDGEMTFGPLTFSKPQSLPSSCTGTTDHSNLKYQNLENEEVLGSPVNSTFNNLFKISDPATLSYCSSQWSFSTLSSVTQLSAHCCGWTSHPLIKKNRRVVLASFLLLITGVALIFTGIVLELNPQAEVSSAIFFVSGFLLFIPGVYHVIYISCAVRGRRGFKFFYLPYFEK, translated from the exons ATGGCGAAGCAGTTTACCATCGACGATGCCTTCTCATTGGAGGGGGAGGATGAAGGGGTGGGGCAAGAGGAGGGCTTGGACGGATGGAAGGATAGAGATAAAGAACGAGATGGAGAGATGACGTTCGGCCCGCTGACGTTCTCCAAACCACAGAGTCTTCCGTCCTCCTGCACCGGAACGACAGATCACAGCAACCTGAAATACCAG AACCTGGAGAATGAGGAGGTTTTGGGCAGTCCTGTAAACTCCACCTTCAACAACCTGTTTAAAATCAG tgatCCTGCTACGCTGTCCTACTGCAGTTCTCAGTGGTCCTTCAGCACACTCAGCTCTGTTACACAGCTCTCTGCACATTGCTGCGg GTGGACGTCTCAtcctttaataaaaaagaacaggAGAGTGGTGCTcgcctccttcctcctcctcatcactgGAGTCG CTCTGATTTTCACAGGCATTGTTCTTGAGTTAAACCCACAGGCAG AGGTTTCAAGTGCGATTTTCTTTGTCTCTGGGTTTCTGCTCTTCATTCCTGGTG TTTACCATGTGATCTACATAAGCTGTGCTGTTAGAGGGAGAAGGGGATTCAAGTTCTTTTACCTGCCCTACTTTGAGAAATAG